The following nucleotide sequence is from Burkholderia gladioli.
CTCGAGCACGGCGGCCAGTGGGTCAAGGGCAAGATGTTCCCGAGCTTCGGCCCGCTCGGCCCCTGGCTGGTCACGACCGACGAGGCCGGCGACGCGCAGGACCTGGGCCTCTGGCTCGAGCTGAACGGTCGGCGCGTCCAGGATTCGTCGACCTCGGACATGATCTTCACGCTGGCGAGGATCGTCTCCTACGCGAGCCGGCACGTGCTGCTGCAACCCGGCGACGTGATCACCACCGGCACGCCGCCCGGCGTGGGCCTGGGCATGAAGCCCGAGCAGTACCTGAAGCCCGGCGACGTGATGGAGCTGGGCGTGGCCGGGCTCGGCGTGCAGAAGCAGACCGTGCTGGCCTGGGAGGATTCGCCGTTCGCGAGGACGAAGGCGGGCGGACACGGCGCCTGAATCGAGTCCCCCGAGCGGCAAGCAGGAAGTCGTGGCAAGCAGCAGGAAGCAGTAGCGAGGCAGGCCGGGAGCCGGCGCGATGGCGCCGGCCATCCCGCCCGCCCGAGATCGAGATCAATCATGGAGACCCGGCAATGGACAAGCGATTGAACGACGGGCACGGCCCGCGGAGGAGCGCGTCATGAGAACCACGGAAGCGGCACGGTCGCAGCCCGTGACGGAGAGGAAGCGGGCCTGGTATCGCGACATCACCTGGGCGCAATGGCGCGTGCTGATCGCGGCCTGGGGCGTGTGGGTGATGGATGCGGTCGACTTTCTCGCCATCACCTTCGTGTTGCGCGATATCGCCGGCGAGTTCCATGTCGGGCTCGAGGCGGCCTCGCTGCTGCTGTTCGCCACCTACGGCGTGCGCTGGCTCGGCGGCCTGCTGTTCGGCAGCCTGAGCGACCGGATCGGTCGCAAGATTCCGCTGGTGATCACCCTGGCGTGGTTCACCGGCGGCGCGGTGCTGACCGGGCTGTCGTGGAATTTCGCCGTGCTCGCCGTGTTCCGGCTGCTGCTAGGCTTCGGCATGGCGCCCGGCTTCTCGCTGGGCGCGACCATGGTGGCCGAGTCCTGGCCCGAGAAGTACCGTTCGATCGGCATCGGCATCCTCGATACCGGCTGGGGGCTCGGCGCGATCGGCGCGGCGATCGCCTACGACCTGGTCTACCCGGCCTTCGGCTGGCGCGCGATGTTCTTCGTCGGCGTGATCCCGGCCATCCTGCTGGGGCTGTTCATCCTGTTCTGCGTGCCCGAGTCGGAAGCGTTCCGGCGCGGCGGGCGGCCGGCGCGCGTGCCGCTGCGCGACAACCCGGCGGTGCTGCTGTTCCGCCGCTACCCGAAGCGCGTGGCCTACCTGGCGCTGCTGATGCTGGTGCTCTGCTTCGGCTCCTGGCCGTTCCAGGGCCTGTTCCCAACCTACCTGAAGTCGCTGTCGTTCTCACCGGCCCTGATCACCGTGCTGACCATGACCTCGGCCTGCGGGCAGGTGATCGGCTTCTTCGCCTCCGGCTTCATCGCTGAGCGGATCGGGCGGCGCTGGGGCATCGGCCTGATGATCGGGATCGGCTCGCTGTGCGTGGCCGCGCTGGTCTACAGCGTCCACCTGTTCTGGCTGGCCGAGCTGTTCGCGTTCCTGAGCGGCTTCTTCCTGGTGGGCTCCTCGGGCATCTGGGGCACCATCCTGACCGAGAACCTGCCGCGCGACGTGCGGGCTTCCGGCGTGGGCTTCCTGTACAACGTCGGCGTGATCGGCGGGGGGCTCGCGCCCTACATCGTGCTGTCGACCGTGAAGGCGGCCGCGATGCCGATCGCGCTCGGCATCGCCGGCTTCAGCGTGGTGGCCGCGCTGCTGGCCATGGCGATCCTGCTGCGCGTGCGCGAGACCCGCGGCATGCGGCTCGAGGAGATCGACGCGGGGCTGGCCGAGTAGACGGCGCTGCCGCGATCGGGCCGCGCCAGCGGCGGCGGGCAGCTTGCCGCCGCCGCTTTGCTTTTTGGTGGGGGTGGATTCGAATAAAGTTATTGGATAAAAAAGGAGCCAATGCGCCTGAGTCAACACAGGTAGGGAATCAAGCGGTAAACAAGCTTCGAAAATGCGGATTGATGTCAATCCACGCTGATTGACGCCCGCGCCTCCATCCGCTTACATACGCCCATCCGCGCCGCGGCCCGCCATCGGCCGCGCGCCCCTTACCGGAAACGCGTATGGCCCGAATCATTGGCGGCATCGCCGCCTCCCACACTCCGACGATCGGTTTCGCCTTCGACAAGAACAAGCGCGACGATCCCGTCTGGGCGCCGATCTTCGAGAACTTCGCGCCGCTCTCGGCCTGGATCGAGGAAAAGCGGCCCGACGTGCTGCTGATGATCTACAACGATCACGCCACCTCGTTCTTCTTCGACCATTACTCGGCGTTCGCGCTCGGCGTCGGCCCGCGATGGGAAGTGGCCGACGAGGGCGGCGGCGCGCGTGCCCTGCCGCCGATCGAGGGGCACCCGGCGCTGGCCGCGCATATCGGCCGCTCGCTGATGGCCGACGAGTTCGACATGTCGTTCTTCCAGAACAAGCCGCTCGACCATGGCTGCTTCTCGCCGCTGTCGATGCTGTGCCCGAACCGGCCGAGCTGGCCGGTGCAGCTGGTGCCGCTGCAGATGGGCGTGCTGCAGTTGCCGATGCCGAGCGCGCGGCGCTTCTACAAGCTCGGGCAGGCGCTGCGCCGCGCCGTCGAGAGCTACCCGGAAGACCTGCGGGTGGCGATCGTGGCGACCGG
It contains:
- a CDS encoding MFS transporter — translated: MRTTEAARSQPVTERKRAWYRDITWAQWRVLIAAWGVWVMDAVDFLAITFVLRDIAGEFHVGLEAASLLLFATYGVRWLGGLLFGSLSDRIGRKIPLVITLAWFTGGAVLTGLSWNFAVLAVFRLLLGFGMAPGFSLGATMVAESWPEKYRSIGIGILDTGWGLGAIGAAIAYDLVYPAFGWRAMFFVGVIPAILLGLFILFCVPESEAFRRGGRPARVPLRDNPAVLLFRRYPKRVAYLALLMLVLCFGSWPFQGLFPTYLKSLSFSPALITVLTMTSACGQVIGFFASGFIAERIGRRWGIGLMIGIGSLCVAALVYSVHLFWLAELFAFLSGFFLVGSSGIWGTILTENLPRDVRASGVGFLYNVGVIGGGLAPYIVLSTVKAAAMPIALGIAGFSVVAALLAMAILLRVRETRGMRLEEIDAGLAE